One Alkalibaculum bacchi DNA segment encodes these proteins:
- a CDS encoding lantibiotic protection ABC transporter ATP-binding protein, translating into MSDYILQTKGLTKKFKNQIVVDNTSLSIRKNSVFGLLGPNGAGKSTMLKMIIGIMTPNSGEILFENRPWSRADLKDIGALIESPAVYPNLTAMENLKVACTLYGLSDTRAEEVLNIIDLENVGKKKVKNFSMGMKQRLGIGIAIINKPKLLILDEPTNGLDPIGIEELRKLIRSFPPQGMTVILSSHILSEVAQVADEIGIISNGIIGHTGKINKKDDLEKIFMDIVRRNRGTRQ; encoded by the coding sequence ATGTCAGATTATATTTTACAAACAAAAGGCTTAACGAAGAAATTTAAAAACCAAATTGTTGTAGACAATACTTCATTGTCTATTAGGAAGAATTCTGTATTTGGATTGCTTGGACCAAATGGTGCAGGAAAATCTACTATGCTAAAAATGATAATAGGGATTATGACACCAAACTCTGGAGAAATATTATTTGAAAATCGTCCATGGAGTAGGGCAGATTTAAAAGATATTGGAGCATTAATTGAGAGTCCCGCTGTATATCCAAATTTAACAGCTATGGAGAACCTAAAAGTTGCTTGTACATTGTATGGTCTCTCTGATACTAGAGCAGAAGAAGTCTTAAATATAATTGATCTTGAAAACGTAGGAAAGAAGAAAGTAAAGAATTTTTCCATGGGAATGAAACAGAGGCTAGGTATTGGTATTGCTATTATCAATAAACCCAAACTATTAATCTTAGATGAGCCTACAAATGGATTAGATCCCATTGGCATAGAAGAATTAAGAAAGTTAATTAGATCTTTTCCTCCTCAAGGAATGACAGTAATCTTATCGAGTCATATTCTATCAGAAGTAGCACAAGTAGCTGATGAAATAGGAATTATATCCAACGGCATTATTGGACATACAGGCAAAATAAATAAGAAGGATGATCTTGAAAAAATATTTATGGATATTGTACGAAGAAATAGAGGTACAAGACAATGA
- a CDS encoding FtsX-like permease family protein — protein sequence MKITAKLAYSQLKINRSRTLWTLIAIALSTALTTAICSFVSSGNAMLVDFLGENYGVYGKSYLMLLLIPAVIFGVLIIAMSVTVVSNVFRISAQERVTEFGIMKCTGATQKQILDTVMYESIWLCAIGIPVGICLGLILAFAGIHVANHFFGDLNSLAHIMINEINLSLHFVFSWQAILLSAVLCFMTVMYSAWRPAHKAAKVPAIECIRGAGETRINTKPLGTSYLVEKLFGFEGTLADKNLKRNHRNFRATVISLSVGVILFISLGGLQSQANAIEDYMNPGMDQTVISEYISDYANEIDEGTGREKTIYLHPIDSESANRVTQKLEEFEDTSVFGIGNDMDTYYTVLSKELISVKMQEAFEDEARLNYEFPVEIITLDQKNYAKLCEKAKVPIGSTILLNHYSYNDFGHEVSLEPFLSSIKKMELVKANGSILDILIQGILTQEQIPQELFYPNTNPVRLVVPKAMVRGFSWYSAPADIDGFIEHSNKVLEDVFPSEVNSSYMEEGFNTRVYKINDYIKVMNIAISLAAVFMYSFVALLMLIGLTNVISTLSTNVLMRSREFAVLKSVGMTPESLRRMLNYESILCSIKALLYGIPIGMAVTFFVNLPIRTIFPIPYKMPWLSIILCVLVVFIITWSTTRYAAHKLKNQNIIDSIRS from the coding sequence ATGAAAATAACTGCAAAATTAGCATATAGTCAACTGAAAATAAATCGATCCAGAACACTATGGACCCTGATTGCAATAGCACTGTCAACAGCCTTGACAACTGCTATTTGCAGTTTTGTTTCCAGTGGCAATGCAATGCTTGTAGATTTTTTAGGCGAGAATTATGGTGTGTATGGCAAAAGTTATCTGATGTTATTGCTGATTCCGGCTGTTATTTTTGGAGTCCTCATTATTGCTATGTCTGTGACAGTTGTATCGAATGTCTTTCGAATAAGTGCGCAGGAACGAGTTACAGAGTTTGGAATCATGAAATGCACTGGTGCAACCCAAAAACAAATTTTAGATACTGTTATGTATGAGAGTATTTGGCTTTGTGCAATTGGCATTCCAGTGGGGATTTGCTTAGGTCTGATTCTAGCTTTTGCTGGAATTCATGTTGCAAATCATTTCTTTGGTGATTTGAATAGTTTGGCTCATATCATGATTAATGAAATCAATCTGTCTTTGCATTTCGTATTCTCATGGCAGGCAATACTTCTGTCTGCAGTCCTCTGTTTTATGACTGTGATGTATTCAGCTTGGCGTCCAGCACATAAAGCTGCAAAAGTTCCGGCGATAGAGTGTATACGCGGAGCAGGAGAAACAAGGATAAATACAAAGCCCTTAGGCACGAGCTACTTGGTGGAGAAATTGTTTGGATTTGAAGGAACACTTGCTGATAAAAACTTAAAACGGAATCATCGTAATTTTCGCGCAACGGTGATTTCTCTTTCTGTTGGTGTGATTTTGTTTATAAGCCTTGGTGGGTTACAAAGTCAAGCCAATGCGATAGAAGATTATATGAATCCAGGTATGGATCAAACGGTGATATCTGAGTATATTTCTGATTATGCAAATGAAATAGATGAGGGAACTGGAAGAGAGAAAACCATATATTTACATCCCATTGATAGTGAATCGGCAAATAGAGTAACACAAAAATTAGAAGAGTTTGAAGATACTAGTGTATTTGGGATAGGAAATGATATGGATACGTATTATACTGTTTTATCCAAAGAATTAATTTCCGTCAAGATGCAGGAGGCATTTGAAGATGAGGCACGGCTAAACTATGAATTTCCTGTAGAGATCATCACGCTGGATCAGAAAAATTATGCAAAGCTCTGTGAGAAAGCTAAAGTTCCAATTGGGTCTACAATTCTATTGAATCATTATAGCTATAATGACTTTGGACATGAAGTGAGCCTGGAACCTTTCTTGTCATCTATAAAAAAAATGGAGCTTGTAAAAGCCAATGGAAGTATCTTGGATATACTCATACAAGGAATCTTAACACAGGAGCAAATTCCTCAAGAACTTTTTTACCCGAATACAAATCCAGTACGTCTGGTTGTGCCAAAGGCGATGGTTCGAGGCTTCTCCTGGTACTCTGCACCTGCGGACATAGATGGATTTATCGAGCATTCAAACAAAGTACTGGAGGATGTATTCCCGAGTGAGGTGAATTCTTCTTATATGGAGGAAGGATTTAATACACGAGTTTACAAAATCAATGATTATATAAAGGTTATGAATATTGCAATTTCGTTGGCAGCAGTATTTATGTATAGTTTTGTAGCATTACTTATGCTCATTGGACTTACAAATGTTATTAGTACATTATCAACCAATGTATTGATGCGCTCACGAGAATTTGCAGTGTTAAAAAGTGTAGGTATGACACCAGAAAGCCTGAGACGGATGTTGAACTATGAAAGTATACTATGTTCTATCAAAGCCCTTTTATATGGAATTCCTATTGGTATGGCCGTGACTTTTTTTGTCAATTTACCTATCCGAACAATATTCCCAATACCGTATAAAATGCCATGGCTTTCAATAATACTATGTGTATTGGTAGTATTTATAATAACCTGGAGTACTACAAGATATGCAGCTCATAAATTAAAGAATCAAAATATAATTGATTCCATAAGATCGTAA
- a CDS encoding ABC transporter ATP-binding protein, whose product MAVLEVKRLTKIYGSEDTKITALDHVSFSVNKGEFVAIIGASGSGKSTLMNLIGGIDRPTEGSIFIDKREIFKLSESELAIFRRRNIGMIYQFYNLIPTLTAEENIMLPRLLDNRGDDRDKLSSILEMIGLSERAKHLPSQLSGGQQQRVSVGRAMINDPAFILADEPTGNLDSKTSHEIIDLLKFANKKCRQTLLLITHDEKIALQADRIITIGDGKILSDEVMKP is encoded by the coding sequence ATGGCTGTATTAGAGGTCAAAAGACTTACAAAAATATATGGTAGTGAAGATACAAAGATTACCGCACTAGATCATGTTAGTTTCAGTGTGAATAAGGGAGAATTTGTTGCAATAATTGGTGCATCAGGATCTGGAAAATCAACGCTTATGAATTTAATAGGGGGAATTGACAGACCAACAGAGGGAAGCATATTTATTGACAAAAGAGAAATTTTTAAGCTGAGTGAAAGTGAGCTCGCAATTTTTCGCAGACGAAATATTGGTATGATATATCAATTTTATAATTTAATCCCAACACTTACAGCAGAAGAAAATATAATGCTCCCTCGTTTACTTGATAACCGAGGGGATGATAGGGATAAACTTTCCTCTATTTTAGAAATGATTGGACTTTCCGAGCGTGCAAAGCATTTGCCAAGTCAATTGTCAGGTGGACAACAGCAAAGGGTGTCCGTAGGAAGAGCAATGATCAATGATCCTGCATTTATTCTTGCAGATGAACCAACAGGTAATCTGGATAGTAAGACAAGTCATGAGATCATAGATCTTCTTAAATTCGCAAACAAAAAATGTCGTCAGACACTGCTTCTTATTACTCACGATGAGAAAATAGCTTTGCAGGCAGATCGCATCATCACCATAGGAGATGGAAAAATTCTTTCAGATGAGGTGATGAAACCATGA
- a CDS encoding sensor histidine kinase: MLIKKKEIIELSDNIRSAIDGKDIDFRDNREGPFSILRNDINTLVHIKNEQMNSAQLERDLLADYLADISHQLKTPITSMMIMAELLDTAPVDKQKEFIGNIKISLVHMEWLVSTLLKMARLDSGAVDFSRVTIQAGELIKSALKPLGILLDVKNQSVEILNDTELSCDKRWTVEALTNLLKNASEYSPVNSKIYVNSGVNPIYSWISITDSGEGLRKEQYASLFKRFEYSKSEKGYGIGLPLALSIVRGQNGDIEIDGGGHGKGATFSIKFYK, translated from the coding sequence GTGTTGATTAAAAAGAAAGAAATCATAGAGTTATCAGACAATATCCGTAGTGCCATTGATGGAAAGGATATTGATTTTCGCGATAATCGAGAAGGCCCATTTAGCATTTTGAGAAATGATATCAATACCCTTGTCCATATTAAAAATGAGCAGATGAATTCTGCACAGTTGGAGCGTGATTTGTTGGCAGACTATTTAGCAGATATTTCCCATCAGTTAAAAACTCCAATTACTTCTATGATGATTATGGCAGAGCTGTTAGACACTGCACCTGTAGATAAGCAGAAAGAATTTATTGGCAATATTAAAATCAGTCTTGTACATATGGAATGGCTTGTCTCAACACTACTAAAAATGGCAAGGCTTGATTCTGGAGCAGTAGATTTTTCCAGAGTGACGATACAGGCAGGTGAATTGATTAAGAGCGCATTGAAACCACTAGGGATTTTGTTAGATGTGAAAAATCAGTCGGTGGAAATATTAAATGATACAGAGTTATCTTGTGATAAGCGTTGGACGGTGGAAGCTCTGACGAATTTGTTGAAAAATGCATCGGAATATTCCCCAGTAAACAGTAAAATCTATGTAAATAGTGGAGTCAATCCAATATACAGTTGGATTTCGATCACAGACAGTGGAGAAGGATTGCGCAAAGAACAGTATGCAAGTCTTTTCAAACGTTTTGAATATTCTAAGAGTGAAAAAGGTTACGGAATAGGCCTACCGTTGGCTCTATCTATTGTGAGAGGTCAAAATGGAGATATTGAAATTGATGGGGGCGGGCATGGCAAAGGAGCCACTTTTTCTATAAAATTTTACAAGTGA
- a CDS encoding response regulator transcription factor, translating to MKQILLVEDDVMIASGLVYALENEGYAPTHCKDIDTAFSEIITNKFDLAILDMQLPDGTGFDISQKLKNTGTAIIFLTIVDDENKIVRAFDDGAADYITKPFRLRELLARVKRTLKASGGADKPELLFVGNVNIDTTAGKVFVGTRQVDLTALEYRLLLIFASNKSRLLTRTQILENIWDYGEHFVEDNTLTVYVKRLREKLGDAVKIETVRGIGYRVD from the coding sequence ATGAAACAAATTTTATTGGTTGAAGACGATGTTATGATTGCTTCTGGGCTTGTCTATGCGTTGGAAAATGAGGGATATGCACCGACTCATTGCAAGGATATTGATACCGCATTCAGTGAGATTATAACAAACAAATTTGATCTGGCAATTCTTGATATGCAGTTGCCAGATGGGACGGGATTTGACATCAGCCAAAAGCTAAAAAACACAGGTACTGCAATAATTTTTTTAACAATCGTAGACGATGAAAATAAAATTGTCCGTGCATTTGATGATGGGGCTGCTGATTATATTACAAAACCTTTTCGACTTCGAGAACTGCTAGCTCGTGTAAAGCGAACATTAAAAGCGAGCGGTGGAGCAGATAAACCTGAACTTCTCTTTGTTGGGAACGTGAATATTGATACAACAGCAGGGAAGGTATTTGTAGGGACGAGGCAAGTGGACTTAACGGCGCTTGAATATCGTCTACTTTTGATTTTTGCTTCTAATAAGTCACGGCTTTTAACGCGTACACAAATATTAGAAAATATTTGGGATTACGGTGAGCATTTTGTGGAGGATAATACTCTAACAGTCTACGTGAAACGATTGCGTGAAAAACTTGGGGATGCTGTAAAAATCGAAACTGTTAGGGGGATTGGATATCGTGTTGATTAA
- a CDS encoding helix-turn-helix transcriptional regulator: protein MKNKLEQLRKERGIKQEELADILQVSRQTIGSLENGRYNPSIVLAFKIARYFGIPIEEIFIYEEEKGEK from the coding sequence GTGAAAAACAAGTTAGAGCAACTAAGAAAAGAGCGTGGAATAAAACAAGAGGAACTTGCAGATATTTTACAAGTTTCTCGTCAAACTATTGGTTCTCTCGAAAATGGACGTTACAATCCATCTATTGTTTTAGCGTTTAAAATTGCGCGCTATTTTGGTATACCAATCGAAGAAATTTTTATTTATGAGGAGGAGAAAGGTGAGAAGTAA
- a CDS encoding RluA family pseudouridine synthase → MNLKVLYEDSHIIVVEKPPKIPSQRDKTGDKDMLTYVSEHLKIKYPVAKSPYVGLIQRLDRPVGGAMVFAKTKIANQRLSQQIQQKEIGKVYYGIVCGVPEKNHAVLVDFLLKQGKNNLSKIVSKDTANAKEAILEYDLLETLDTPEHGVLSLLKIVLKTGRHHQIRVQLSNAQLPLWGDTKYNKRFAKQKEWTQIALWAKTLTLEHPTTKKSLTFHSSPKNHYPFTLFEKI, encoded by the coding sequence ATGAATTTGAAAGTCTTATACGAAGATTCCCATATAATTGTAGTAGAAAAACCACCTAAAATTCCTTCACAGAGGGATAAAACTGGAGATAAAGATATGTTGACTTATGTAAGTGAGCATTTGAAAATCAAATATCCAGTTGCAAAATCACCATATGTAGGATTGATTCAGCGATTAGATCGGCCTGTTGGAGGTGCCATGGTTTTTGCAAAAACAAAGATAGCCAATCAAAGGCTTTCGCAGCAGATACAGCAAAAAGAGATTGGGAAAGTTTACTACGGTATTGTCTGTGGTGTTCCAGAAAAAAATCATGCTGTTTTGGTGGATTTCCTTCTTAAACAAGGTAAAAACAATTTGTCTAAGATTGTATCAAAGGATACTGCCAATGCAAAGGAAGCCATCTTAGAATATGACTTACTAGAAACCCTAGATACCCCAGAACACGGAGTTTTATCCCTACTTAAAATAGTTTTAAAAACGGGTAGGCATCACCAAATCCGAGTACAGCTTTCCAATGCACAGCTTCCCTTGTGGGGAGATACGAAATACAACAAAAGATTTGCAAAACAAAAAGAGTGGACACAGATTGCTTTGTGGGCAAAGACATTAACATTGGAGCATCCAACAACAAAGAAATCTCTCACTTTTCATTCTTCGCCAAAAAATCATTATCCTTTTACTTTATTTGAAAAAATATAA
- a CDS encoding heavy metal translocating P-type ATPase, translating to MKKEILLEGLCCGNCAAKIERESNNIDGVKSAVVDFISTKLIMEIDNPSKQNTIIEKIKEIVKIIEPDVNVIVLESKSKISKEHNQEHEHGNSNKADIIKFTVGAAIFGVAIATKFPNAVELILYLISYVIVGGKVVFRALNNIRRGQVFDENFLMSIATIGAFFIGEYAEGVAVMLFYQIGEIFQGIAVNRSRKSITALMDIRPDFANLKIGDELRKIDPEEVCIGDIIVVKPGEKVPLDGKVIEGNSMVDTSALTGESVPREVVVGDDILGGVINKNGLLTIEVQKEFGDSTVAKILDLVQNASSKKAPTENFITKFARYYTPVVVFAAVALAVIPPLIIEGATFSQWLYRALAFLVVSCPCALVVSIPLGFFGGIGGASRNGILVKGGNYLEALNNVEIVVFDKTGTLTKGVFKVTDVKPQKNISKDELIGFAAHAESYSNHPIATSIVSAYGKEIDKDLIKDYEEISGHGVKVIVEGKEVLAGNNKLMSKENIPFEQFESIGTVVHIAVDKKYVGYIVISDEIKEDSAKVVKALKAIGVKKTVMLTGDNKTVGSKVAKELGLDEVHAELLPDQKVEKLELLDKEKSSKGKLIFVGDGINDAPVLARADIGIAMGGVGSDAAIEAADVVIMTDEPSKIATAIKIAKKTRTIVMQNIVFSLGIKAIILVLVAMGLGTMWEAVFGDVGVTLIAVLNSMRAMKNN from the coding sequence ATGAAAAAAGAGATACTGCTGGAAGGCTTATGCTGTGGAAACTGTGCTGCAAAGATAGAAAGAGAATCAAACAATATTGATGGTGTGAAGTCTGCAGTAGTGGATTTTATATCAACGAAGCTTATTATGGAGATAGATAATCCATCTAAGCAAAATACCATTATTGAAAAGATTAAGGAAATCGTTAAAATAATAGAGCCAGATGTTAATGTAATTGTTCTTGAAAGCAAAAGTAAGATATCCAAAGAACATAATCAAGAACACGAGCATGGCAATTCTAATAAGGCAGATATCATTAAGTTTACCGTCGGTGCCGCAATTTTTGGAGTAGCAATTGCTACAAAGTTTCCAAATGCAGTAGAGCTAATACTATATCTCATAAGTTACGTAATTGTAGGTGGAAAAGTAGTCTTTAGAGCACTTAATAATATTCGCAGAGGACAAGTATTTGATGAAAACTTCCTTATGAGCATAGCAACCATTGGTGCATTTTTTATTGGTGAATATGCTGAAGGTGTTGCAGTTATGCTTTTCTATCAGATTGGTGAGATCTTCCAAGGTATAGCTGTTAATCGCTCGAGAAAATCTATCACAGCGCTTATGGATATAAGGCCTGATTTTGCTAATCTTAAGATAGGGGATGAACTTAGAAAAATTGATCCTGAAGAAGTTTGTATTGGTGATATCATAGTAGTTAAACCTGGAGAAAAGGTACCGCTTGATGGTAAGGTTATTGAAGGAAACTCCATGGTAGACACCTCAGCTTTAACTGGAGAATCCGTTCCTAGAGAAGTAGTGGTAGGTGATGATATTTTAGGTGGAGTTATTAACAAGAATGGCCTTTTAACAATTGAGGTACAAAAGGAATTTGGAGATTCAACTGTTGCAAAGATCCTTGATTTGGTTCAAAATGCAAGCAGCAAGAAGGCTCCTACAGAGAACTTTATAACGAAGTTCGCGAGGTACTATACACCTGTTGTTGTTTTCGCAGCAGTTGCTTTGGCTGTAATACCACCACTTATTATAGAGGGTGCAACATTCTCACAGTGGCTTTATAGGGCCTTAGCTTTCTTAGTAGTATCCTGTCCATGTGCTTTAGTAGTTTCTATTCCTCTTGGATTCTTTGGAGGTATAGGTGGAGCTTCAAGAAACGGAATACTTGTAAAGGGTGGGAACTACCTTGAGGCACTAAATAATGTTGAGATCGTTGTTTTTGATAAAACAGGAACACTTACAAAGGGTGTATTTAAAGTAACTGACGTAAAGCCACAAAAGAATATCTCTAAAGATGAACTTATAGGTTTTGCAGCTCATGCGGAAAGCTACTCTAATCACCCAATAGCTACCTCTATCGTAAGTGCTTATGGTAAGGAAATAGATAAGGATTTAATAAAAGATTATGAAGAAATTTCAGGTCATGGCGTTAAGGTAATAGTTGAAGGCAAAGAAGTTTTAGCTGGAAATAATAAGTTAATGAGTAAAGAAAATATACCATTTGAACAGTTTGAATCTATAGGTACAGTAGTTCATATTGCTGTAGATAAAAAATACGTAGGATACATAGTAATATCTGATGAAATTAAAGAGGACTCAGCTAAGGTAGTAAAGGCACTAAAGGCAATTGGTGTTAAAAAGACTGTTATGCTAACTGGCGATAATAAAACAGTTGGAAGCAAAGTTGCAAAGGAGCTGGGACTTGATGAAGTTCATGCAGAACTCTTACCGGATCAAAAAGTTGAAAAACTAGAACTTTTAGATAAAGAGAAATCATCTAAAGGTAAGCTGATATTTGTAGGTGATGGTATAAATGATGCACCCGTATTAGCTAGAGCAGATATAGGTATAGCAATGGGGGGCGTTGGTTCTGATGCCGCTATAGAAGCTGCTGACGTAGTTATTATGACGGATGAACCTTCAAAGATTGCGACAGCTATTAAAATAGCTAAGAAAACAAGAACAATAGTAATGCAAAATATAGTTTTTTCTTTAGGTATTAAAGCTATTATACTAGTACTTGTAGCTATGGGATTAGGTACTATGTGGGAAGCAGTGTTTGGTGATGTTGGAGTAACATTAATTGCTGTGCTAAACTCAATGCGTGCAATGAAAAATAATTAA
- a CDS encoding ArsR/SmtB family transcription factor: protein MGEKDNIDSCNCTVIHEDVVNRVKADMIQEEKLYDLADFFKVLGDSTRIRILSALFQAEMCVCDIASLLSMNQSAISHQLRVLKQARLVKYRRDGKVVYYSLEDEHVKSIFDQGLIHIDEKN from the coding sequence GTCATACATGAAGATGTCGTCAATAGGGTAAAAGCAGATATGATTCAGGAAGAAAAACTTTATGATTTAGCTGATTTTTTCAAAGTCCTTGGTGATAGCACAAGGATAAGGATACTTAGTGCCTTATTTCAAGCTGAAATGTGTGTTTGTGACATTGCTTCACTTCTAAGTATGAACCAATCTGCAATCTCACACCAGCTGAGAGTATTAAAACAAGCAAGATTGGTTAAGTACAGAAGGGATGGTAAAGTAGTTTATTATTCTTTAGAGGACGAACATGTTAAGAGTATATTTGACCAAGGTTTAATTCATATTGATGAGAAGAATTAA